A part of Solicola gregarius genomic DNA contains:
- the sigK gene encoding ECF RNA polymerase sigma factor SigK → MPKLRVVPDASGEPGDAIGTLLNRASRGDVAAFERIYDELGGAVLGIAVRVLRNRAIAEEVAQEVLVEVWRRAARYEPERGSGKSWIMTIAHRRAVDRVRHEQAMVNRDVNAATAAGSRPFDEVSETVETGLEREQVRRCLDGLTDLQRESVALAYYDGYTYREVSRLLDSPLGTIKTRMRDGLARLRDCMGVA, encoded by the coding sequence ATGCCGAAGCTTCGGGTTGTGCCCGACGCATCCGGCGAGCCCGGCGATGCGATCGGTACGTTGCTCAACCGTGCGTCCCGCGGAGACGTGGCCGCGTTCGAGCGGATCTACGATGAGCTCGGGGGAGCCGTCCTCGGGATCGCCGTGCGAGTCCTTCGCAATCGTGCGATCGCCGAGGAGGTAGCCCAGGAGGTCTTGGTCGAGGTGTGGAGGCGGGCCGCGCGTTACGAACCGGAGCGCGGATCCGGCAAGAGCTGGATCATGACCATTGCGCACCGGCGCGCGGTCGACCGCGTACGTCACGAGCAGGCGATGGTCAACCGCGATGTCAACGCCGCGACCGCGGCCGGGTCGCGCCCGTTCGACGAGGTGAGCGAGACCGTGGAGACCGGACTCGAGCGCGAGCAGGTCCGGCGCTGCCTCGACGGGCTCACCGACCTGCAACGCGAGTCGGTGGCCCTCGCGTACTACGACGGCTACACCTACCGAGAGGTGTCGCGCCTGCTCGACTCGCCGCTCGGAACCATCAAGACCCGAATGCGCGACGGTCTGGCCCGGCTGCGCGACTGCATGGGGGTGGCGTGA
- a CDS encoding anti-sigma factor: protein MSHDIDAHTLAVPYALHALPDDEAAQFEEHLWLCSSCRDEVDEVREVAARLGAAESITTPVELRRRVLSEIAEVRPLPPVISEGEPAPAVRHDGARRWWPRIATGVAAALLVVVGVMTSVLVDQSRELDDSSDLRAEIGRVAGAPDMQQASGKVDGARVIALSSRTQNTTVLFSTGMEAPPDGKDYQAWFIDGDRMRSAGVIDEDDDGVRPLVAAGLDDAAQLGITVEPDGGSEQPTTNPLVVMDLES from the coding sequence ATGTCCCACGACATCGATGCGCATACGCTCGCCGTTCCGTACGCGCTCCACGCGCTTCCGGACGACGAGGCCGCGCAGTTCGAGGAGCACCTGTGGCTGTGCTCCTCGTGTCGCGACGAGGTCGACGAGGTACGCGAGGTTGCTGCCCGCCTCGGCGCCGCCGAGTCCATCACGACGCCCGTCGAGCTGCGACGGCGTGTGCTCAGTGAGATCGCCGAAGTACGGCCGCTTCCGCCCGTCATCTCCGAAGGCGAGCCGGCACCGGCCGTCCGGCACGACGGAGCGCGGCGTTGGTGGCCGCGGATCGCGACCGGCGTCGCGGCCGCGCTCCTCGTCGTGGTGGGTGTCATGACCTCGGTCCTGGTCGACCAGTCCCGCGAGCTCGACGACAGCTCGGACCTACGCGCGGAGATCGGTCGCGTCGCGGGCGCACCGGATATGCAGCAGGCGTCCGGCAAGGTCGACGGCGCCCGGGTCATCGCGCTGTCCTCTCGTACGCAGAACACGACGGTTCTGTTCTCTACCGGCATGGAGGCCCCGCCCGACGGCAAGGACTACCAAGCCTGGTTCATCGACGGCGATCGGATGCGCTCGGCCGGAGTCATCGACGAGGACGATGACGGCGTACGCCCGCTGGTCGCTGCCGGCCTCGACGATGCCGCCCAGCTCGGTATCACCGTGGAGCCGGACGGAGGCTCGGAGCAGCCGACGACAAACCCCCTGGTGGTCATGGATCTGGAGTCGTAG
- a CDS encoding helix-turn-helix transcriptional regulator produces MTPPAVSPAMVGREAELGGLRDALAATRDGHAVTVLVGGEAGAGKTRLVSEFADGLADDVRLHTGHCVELGSDGLAYTSLAGVIRSMIAEFGTDSVVRWAGAGAGALSRLIPELELDDPATDPGRGRLFEVVTFVLERAAAEHPLVVVIEDLQWADGSTRDLLRFAIRALAGAPLLLVLTYRTDEMSRTHPLRPFLAELDRLRAVRRVLVPRLDKADVARQLAEIWGRPADPDVTERVYRRSEGLPFFVEELAGAEYDGSPVGLPDSLRDLLLVRIERLSDQTQELLRVVAVGQTGRVAHWQLAAATDLAPSELDESLREAVSANVLKVEGDGYAFRHALLCEAVQDDTLPGEHARLHRRFADALANPIDSDPAASVMERAYHLFAASDHAGAFRAYLDAADHAANKYAYPEAQFALERVLELWDLVPEPETESGTDHASLLVRTASRATHAGELERALTLGDAAMREFGDDVDPDMRTELVLQRSRILSDLGRPTSVDELQATLDALPPEGHEFSRARLLSTMGARNLMAGDLVAAKRLRIRAVEAAERVGATDIVLKATTLVGSAEVQLGEIETGLATLERAKALQSAASPGAVLSYHVNASDALCLLGRYEEAARIAKAGIDDAKLAGRARTLGAIILGNAAEPLVALGRWESADRLIMRGLELNPPMRHFWQLTALRTSLRTWQGDIDDAERTFADIRSIAGRADVDPQYSIPTSRAAAEIALAHDDADTAWAAVATCLDDTRRLWGYDLPLIATGARALALRRTEGADIAADARRLRTELDVIGDWGPAPSWRAVLEAELADTGHPAAWDAVVRAPWLPAYVTAYARMRRANAYIERGERAAATAALDDARTAAEKLGARLLVGQVEDLGRRAGFDDRPGTDNGLTPREHEVLRLVCDGCTNGQIGERLFISTKTASVHVSNILAKLEVSTRGEAAAVGRALVGDAPVR; encoded by the coding sequence ATGACGCCGCCGGCAGTGAGTCCCGCGATGGTCGGCCGGGAGGCCGAGCTCGGCGGGCTGCGCGACGCGCTCGCCGCGACCCGCGACGGGCATGCCGTGACCGTCCTCGTCGGAGGCGAGGCGGGTGCCGGTAAGACCCGCCTCGTCTCCGAGTTCGCCGACGGGCTCGCCGACGACGTACGTCTGCACACCGGTCACTGTGTCGAGCTCGGCAGCGACGGGCTCGCGTACACCTCGCTCGCCGGCGTGATCCGCTCGATGATCGCCGAGTTCGGCACGGACAGCGTGGTGCGCTGGGCCGGCGCGGGCGCCGGCGCACTCTCCCGGTTGATCCCCGAGCTCGAGCTCGACGACCCGGCGACCGACCCCGGCCGTGGTCGGCTCTTCGAGGTCGTCACCTTCGTGCTCGAGCGGGCGGCCGCCGAGCATCCGCTCGTCGTGGTGATCGAGGACCTCCAGTGGGCAGACGGGTCGACCCGCGACCTGTTGCGTTTCGCTATCCGCGCGCTCGCGGGCGCGCCGTTGCTGCTCGTTCTCACGTATCGCACCGACGAGATGAGCCGGACCCATCCCCTGCGACCCTTCCTTGCCGAGCTCGACCGCCTGCGCGCCGTTCGACGCGTCCTCGTCCCCCGCCTCGACAAGGCCGACGTCGCCCGGCAGCTGGCCGAGATCTGGGGTCGCCCGGCCGACCCCGACGTGACCGAGCGCGTGTACCGACGCAGCGAAGGCCTTCCGTTCTTCGTCGAGGAGCTCGCGGGCGCCGAGTACGACGGCTCACCCGTCGGACTGCCCGACTCGCTCCGCGACCTGCTGCTCGTACGCATCGAGCGGCTGTCCGACCAGACCCAGGAGCTGCTGCGCGTCGTGGCCGTCGGCCAGACCGGTCGGGTGGCGCACTGGCAGCTCGCCGCGGCAACCGACCTGGCACCGTCCGAGCTCGACGAGTCTCTACGCGAGGCAGTCTCGGCGAACGTGCTCAAGGTCGAGGGCGACGGTTATGCGTTCCGGCATGCGCTCCTGTGCGAGGCGGTCCAGGACGACACCCTGCCCGGTGAGCATGCGCGGCTGCACCGGCGCTTCGCAGACGCACTCGCCAACCCCATCGACTCCGACCCCGCCGCCTCGGTGATGGAACGCGCGTACCACCTGTTCGCGGCGAGCGACCACGCCGGCGCGTTCCGGGCGTACCTCGACGCCGCCGACCACGCGGCGAACAAGTACGCGTACCCCGAGGCGCAGTTCGCGCTCGAGCGGGTGCTCGAGCTCTGGGACCTCGTACCGGAGCCCGAGACGGAGTCGGGCACCGACCACGCCTCACTCCTGGTCCGAACCGCGTCGAGGGCCACGCATGCCGGCGAGCTCGAACGCGCCCTGACGCTCGGCGACGCCGCGATGCGTGAGTTCGGCGACGACGTCGACCCAGACATGCGCACCGAGCTGGTGCTCCAGCGGTCCCGCATCCTCAGCGACCTCGGCCGGCCCACATCGGTCGACGAGCTGCAGGCGACGTTGGATGCGCTCCCTCCCGAAGGCCACGAGTTCTCCCGGGCACGGCTGCTGTCGACCATGGGCGCACGCAACCTGATGGCGGGCGACCTCGTCGCCGCGAAGCGGCTGCGCATCCGCGCCGTCGAGGCCGCCGAGCGAGTCGGGGCCACCGACATCGTGCTCAAGGCGACGACCCTGGTCGGATCGGCCGAGGTACAGCTCGGCGAGATCGAGACCGGCCTCGCGACCCTCGAACGCGCCAAGGCACTCCAGTCGGCCGCGTCGCCGGGGGCAGTGCTCTCGTACCACGTGAATGCCTCCGATGCCCTTTGCCTGCTGGGCCGCTATGAGGAGGCCGCACGCATCGCGAAGGCGGGGATCGACGACGCCAAGTTGGCCGGGCGCGCGCGTACGCTCGGCGCGATCATCCTCGGCAACGCCGCCGAACCCCTCGTCGCGCTCGGTCGCTGGGAGTCCGCCGACCGTCTGATCATGCGCGGTCTCGAGCTCAACCCGCCGATGCGGCACTTCTGGCAGCTCACGGCACTACGTACGTCACTGCGCACCTGGCAGGGCGACATCGACGACGCCGAACGCACCTTCGCCGACATCCGCAGCATCGCAGGCCGGGCCGACGTCGACCCGCAGTACTCGATCCCGACGTCGAGGGCGGCCGCCGAGATCGCGCTCGCACACGACGACGCGGACACCGCATGGGCGGCGGTCGCGACCTGCCTCGACGACACCCGGCGCCTGTGGGGCTACGACCTTCCACTCATCGCGACGGGAGCACGCGCTCTCGCTCTACGCCGCACCGAGGGTGCCGACATCGCTGCCGACGCGCGGCGACTGCGCACCGAACTCGACGTCATCGGCGATTGGGGCCCGGCACCATCGTGGCGAGCCGTCCTCGAGGCCGAGCTCGCCGACACCGGGCACCCCGCTGCGTGGGACGCCGTCGTACGAGCCCCGTGGCTACCCGCCTACGTGACCGCGTACGCGCGGATGCGGCGAGCCAACGCGTACATCGAGCGCGGTGAGCGTGCCGCCGCCACGGCAGCCCTCGACGATGCACGCACCGCGGCCGAGAAGCTGGGCGCAAGACTCCTCGTCGGGCAGGTCGAAGACCTCGGTCGCCGCGCCGGGTTCGACGACCGGCCGGGCACCGACAACGGACTCACACCGCGCGAGCACGAGGTGCTTCGCCTCGTCTGCGACGGTTGCACCAACGGACAGATCGGCGAGCGGCTGTTCATCAGCACCAAGACCGCAAGCGTGCACGTGTCGAACATCCTCGCGAAGCTCGAGGTGTCGACCCGCGGCGAGGCGGCCGCGGTCGGTCGCGCCCTGGTGGGTGACGCGCCCGTCCGCTGA
- a CDS encoding MFS transporter: protein MSTTTTTEPAARAGRREWIGLAVLALPTLLLSLDMSVLYLALPKLSADLDPSSTQQLWIMDIYGFMVAGFLVTMGTLGDRIGRRRLLLIGGAAFAVASVLAAYSNSAEMLIATRALMGIAGATLMPSTLALIRNMFHDEHQRGAAIGVWFSCFMGGMTVGPLVGGVLMESFSWGTAFLLGVPVMLILLAAGPALLPEHRDPNAGRLDLFSVGLSLIAILPAIYGLKELAKDGFATQPTVALAIGIAFAVAFVRRQGRLRDPLLDMGLFANRAFSATLGLNLVAGTIMGGSFLLVTLYLQLVEGLSPLEAGLRLVPINVAMAIASMLAPQLIRKIRPAYVMAAGLVITGLGFSLLTQVDSSGSGWIIIGAFIIASLGIALPSALGMNIIVSTAPPEKAGSASSLSETAGEFGIAFGVATIGSIGTAVYRDRISVPAGVPADADSAAREGIEGAVRVAEQLPGSVGVELLDSAREAFTAGLTTAAGIGAIAFFVLAAVAIATLRHLEPSAAVPDESETPAGADESAAPEPELEPAH, encoded by the coding sequence ATGAGCACGACAACGACGACCGAACCGGCCGCCCGCGCCGGGCGACGCGAGTGGATCGGCCTCGCCGTCCTGGCCCTGCCGACGCTGCTGCTGTCGCTCGATATGAGCGTCCTCTACCTCGCGCTGCCCAAGCTCAGCGCCGATCTCGACCCGAGCAGCACCCAACAGCTGTGGATCATGGACATCTACGGCTTCATGGTCGCCGGTTTCCTGGTGACGATGGGTACCCTCGGCGACCGCATCGGACGACGCCGACTGCTGCTCATCGGCGGCGCTGCCTTCGCCGTCGCGTCGGTCCTCGCGGCGTACTCGAACAGCGCCGAGATGCTGATCGCCACCCGCGCCCTGATGGGGATCGCGGGAGCGACGTTGATGCCGTCGACGCTCGCACTGATCCGGAACATGTTCCACGACGAGCACCAGCGCGGGGCCGCGATCGGCGTCTGGTTCAGCTGCTTCATGGGCGGCATGACGGTCGGGCCGCTCGTCGGTGGCGTGCTGATGGAGTCGTTCTCCTGGGGCACCGCGTTCCTGCTCGGCGTACCCGTGATGCTGATCCTGCTCGCGGCCGGTCCGGCCTTGCTTCCGGAGCACCGCGACCCGAACGCCGGTCGCCTCGACCTGTTCAGCGTCGGCCTGTCCCTGATCGCCATCCTGCCTGCGATCTACGGGCTCAAAGAGCTCGCCAAGGACGGCTTCGCCACGCAGCCGACCGTCGCGCTCGCGATCGGTATCGCGTTCGCCGTGGCATTCGTACGCCGACAGGGCCGCCTGCGTGACCCGCTGCTCGACATGGGCCTGTTCGCCAACCGTGCGTTCAGCGCGACGCTCGGGCTCAACCTGGTGGCCGGCACCATCATGGGCGGCTCGTTCCTGCTCGTCACGCTGTACCTGCAGCTGGTCGAAGGGCTGTCGCCGCTCGAGGCGGGCCTTCGACTCGTCCCGATCAACGTCGCGATGGCGATCGCGTCGATGCTCGCGCCGCAGCTCATCCGCAAGATCCGGCCCGCGTACGTCATGGCGGCCGGCCTGGTGATCACGGGCCTCGGATTCTCCCTTCTCACCCAGGTGGACAGCAGCGGCAGCGGCTGGATCATCATCGGCGCGTTCATCATCGCCTCCCTCGGCATCGCGCTGCCCAGCGCGCTCGGCATGAACATCATCGTCAGCACCGCGCCGCCGGAGAAGGCCGGCTCGGCGTCGTCCCTGTCCGAGACGGCCGGAGAGTTCGGCATCGCCTTCGGCGTCGCGACGATCGGCAGCATCGGGACGGCGGTGTACCGCGACCGGATCTCGGTGCCTGCGGGCGTACCGGCCGATGCGGACTCCGCCGCGCGGGAAGGGATCGAGGGGGCCGTCAGGGTCGCGGAGCAGCTGCCGGGCTCGGTTGGCGTCGAGCTGCTCGACTCGGCCCGCGAGGCCTTCACGGCCGGGCTCACCACGGCCGCCGGCATCGGAGCGATCGCGTTCTTCGTACTCGCCGCAGTGGCGATCGCCACGCTGCGCCACCTCGAGCCGAGCGCGGCCGTACCCGACGAGTCGGAGACGCCGGCCGGCGCCGACGAGTCTGCCGCGCCCGAACCCGAGCTCGAGCCCGCCCACTGA
- a CDS encoding winged helix-turn-helix transcriptional regulator: MTSKRSYHDACGMAHALNLVGERWALLVVRELVLGPRRFTDLRQALPGISANVLTQRLTELEGFGVVVRRRLDPPASAWVYDLTEWGHQLEPVIGKLGQWGARSPLLPRDAALSVNSFILSLRNMFDHAAADGVTLRVDLRVSGQPFHAYVSDGTFEADAGPATDPDVTIEGDQNDLASVVYDGRDLDEAVDAGVMRYAGERKTLERFLALFSLPAPAPVPASD, translated from the coding sequence ATGACGAGCAAGCGGAGCTACCACGACGCATGCGGGATGGCGCATGCGCTCAACCTCGTCGGTGAGCGTTGGGCGCTGCTGGTCGTACGCGAGCTGGTGCTCGGGCCCCGACGATTCACCGACCTGCGACAGGCACTGCCGGGCATCAGCGCGAACGTCCTGACCCAGCGGCTCACCGAGCTCGAAGGGTTCGGCGTCGTCGTGCGCAGGCGACTCGACCCGCCCGCCAGTGCGTGGGTCTACGACCTGACCGAGTGGGGCCACCAGTTGGAGCCGGTCATCGGCAAGCTCGGGCAGTGGGGCGCCCGGTCACCATTGCTTCCGCGCGACGCGGCGCTGAGCGTGAACTCGTTCATCTTGTCCCTGCGCAACATGTTCGATCACGCCGCGGCAGACGGCGTGACCCTGCGGGTAGACCTTCGCGTCAGCGGCCAGCCGTTCCATGCGTACGTCTCGGACGGCACGTTCGAAGCCGACGCGGGACCGGCGACCGACCCCGACGTCACCATCGAGGGCGACCAGAACGATCTCGCCTCGGTGGTGTACGACGGGCGCGACCTCGATGAGGCGGTCGACGCAGGCGTCATGCGCTACGCGGGGGAGCGAAAGACACTCGAGCGGTTCCTGGCATTGTTCTCGTTGCCGGCACCGGCACCCGTGCCGGCCAGCGACTGA
- a CDS encoding metal-dependent hydrolase family protein, which produces MTDGSRTLRIDNALVFDGEHESLSDGPVVIDNGVIVDGSDSPDTEAIDARGGVVVPGLIDAHFHAYGSGLDEMVLETTPLSYLALKGAHRLRRALGRGFTTVRDVAGGDPGLANAIREGLIAAPRYHYTGPALSQTGGHGDPRPEDYDGCLCDGHMVEVVDGVDPLRRAVRDRFRRGAHAIKIMTSGGVMSPSDPIRNPQYSAEEVRAVTEEAARRGSYVVAHAYSPEAIVHSVENGVRSIEHGNLLDAETAKVMAVGEAFLVPTLAAYAAIERRGADLGLTGFQLQKNQEVLTSGQRAIQIARDAGVRIGFGTDLMGDLESDQLTGLRLQLEAAGVLDTLRSATSVNAELIGRDDIGRIRPGARGDLVILDGNPFDEPEVLWDTGRRRTVVQGGRVIQPR; this is translated from the coding sequence ATGACCGACGGCAGCCGTACGCTGCGGATCGACAACGCGCTCGTCTTCGATGGCGAGCACGAGAGTCTGAGTGACGGCCCTGTCGTGATCGACAATGGTGTCATCGTCGACGGCTCGGACTCACCCGACACCGAGGCGATCGACGCCCGCGGCGGTGTCGTCGTGCCAGGGCTCATCGACGCGCACTTCCATGCGTACGGCAGCGGGCTCGACGAGATGGTGCTCGAGACCACGCCGCTGAGCTATCTCGCGCTCAAGGGCGCGCACCGGCTGCGACGCGCACTGGGCCGCGGGTTCACGACGGTACGCGACGTGGCCGGTGGCGACCCTGGGCTGGCGAACGCCATCCGCGAGGGCCTGATCGCGGCGCCGCGCTACCACTACACGGGCCCCGCCCTCAGCCAGACGGGCGGGCACGGCGACCCGCGACCCGAGGACTACGACGGCTGCCTGTGCGACGGTCACATGGTCGAGGTCGTCGACGGCGTCGACCCGCTGCGGCGGGCGGTACGCGACCGCTTCCGGCGGGGAGCACATGCGATCAAGATCATGACCTCCGGTGGCGTCATGTCGCCGAGCGACCCGATCCGCAACCCGCAGTACTCCGCCGAGGAGGTGCGGGCCGTCACCGAGGAGGCGGCGCGGCGGGGAAGCTACGTGGTGGCCCACGCGTACTCGCCCGAGGCGATCGTGCACTCGGTCGAGAACGGCGTACGCAGCATCGAGCACGGCAACCTGCTCGATGCGGAGACCGCGAAGGTGATGGCGGTGGGCGAGGCATTCCTCGTACCGACACTGGCGGCGTACGCTGCGATCGAGCGCCGTGGCGCCGATCTCGGACTGACCGGGTTCCAGCTGCAGAAGAACCAGGAGGTGCTGACCTCCGGACAGCGGGCGATCCAGATCGCCCGCGACGCCGGGGTGCGGATCGGCTTCGGCACCGACCTGATGGGCGACCTGGAGTCCGACCAGCTGACCGGCCTGCGACTGCAGCTCGAGGCCGCGGGCGTACTCGACACGCTGCGCTCGGCGACCTCGGTCAACGCGGAGCTGATCGGCCGTGACGACATCGGTCGGATCCGGCCCGGAGCGCGTGGTGACCTCGTGATCCTGGACGGCAACCCGTTCGACGAGCCAGAGGTGCTGTGGGACACCGGCCGGCGCCGCACCGTCGTTCAGGGCGGCCGCGTCATCCAGCCCCGCTGA
- a CDS encoding response regulator, which yields MIRVVMVDDQTLIRTGLRALLDAEDDIDVLGEAGDGRQGVDLARKYRPDVVLMDIQMPVLDGVAATREIVADPTLSDVRVVMLTNFGLDEYVFDALRAGASGFLVKDSEPDDVLQAVRVATEGDALLSPVVTRTLISEFVSRPPDAISAGGLEQLTNREREVVALVGHGLSNTEIAEKMVVSPTTAKTHVSRAMTKTGARDRAQLVVFAYETGLVTARSRKTGA from the coding sequence ATGATCCGTGTGGTGATGGTCGACGACCAGACGCTGATCCGCACGGGCCTGAGGGCGCTGCTCGACGCCGAGGACGACATCGACGTCCTCGGCGAGGCCGGCGACGGACGCCAGGGCGTGGATCTCGCCCGCAAGTACCGGCCCGACGTCGTGCTGATGGACATCCAGATGCCGGTGCTCGACGGCGTCGCGGCGACCCGCGAGATCGTCGCCGACCCCACGCTCAGCGACGTACGTGTCGTGATGCTGACCAACTTCGGCCTGGACGAGTACGTGTTCGACGCGTTGCGCGCGGGGGCGAGCGGTTTCCTCGTCAAGGACTCCGAGCCCGACGACGTATTGCAGGCGGTACGGGTCGCGACCGAGGGCGACGCGCTGCTTTCGCCCGTCGTCACTCGTACCCTGATCAGCGAGTTCGTCTCACGGCCGCCGGACGCGATCTCCGCCGGCGGACTCGAGCAGCTCACTAACCGCGAGCGTGAGGTCGTCGCCCTCGTCGGGCACGGCCTGAGTAATACCGAGATCGCCGAGAAGATGGTGGTCAGCCCGACGACCGCGAAGACGCATGTCAGCCGGGCGATGACGAAGACCGGCGCCCGCGACCGTGCCCAGCTCGTCGTGTTCGCGTACGAGACGGGGCTGGTGACCGCCCGATCACGAAAGACCGGCGCCTGA
- a CDS encoding sensor histidine kinase, which yields MRAVRQKLDHRWKRYFIAEWFVTIGVVAIAMRQWKGRVRESEQRAVDAERGREEAARRRAAEERLRIARELHDSLTHSISVIKVQSGVAAHLARKRGEDVPDAILAIQEASSEAVRELRATLEVLREESATSGSGIERIPALVERTRSTGLTSTVRISGKPRTVPDDIDKAAYRIVQEALTNVTRHADASAATVELAYQSDLLTVSIADDGGGVPDADPVPGLGLVGMRERVAALGGKLSATNRSEGGFRVCAEIPVPVAP from the coding sequence ATGCGCGCTGTCAGGCAGAAGTTGGACCATCGGTGGAAGCGATACTTCATCGCGGAGTGGTTCGTCACGATCGGTGTCGTCGCGATTGCGATGCGGCAGTGGAAGGGCCGCGTACGCGAGTCCGAGCAACGCGCCGTCGACGCCGAGCGTGGACGCGAGGAGGCCGCGCGTCGCCGTGCCGCGGAGGAGCGGCTACGCATCGCCCGCGAGCTGCACGACTCGCTGACGCACAGCATCTCCGTGATCAAGGTGCAGTCCGGCGTCGCCGCGCATCTGGCGCGCAAGCGCGGCGAGGACGTGCCGGACGCGATCCTCGCGATCCAGGAGGCGAGCTCCGAGGCCGTCCGCGAGCTGCGCGCGACGCTGGAGGTGCTGCGCGAGGAGAGCGCGACGTCGGGCAGCGGTATCGAGCGCATCCCTGCGCTCGTCGAGCGCACCCGCTCGACCGGGCTCACCTCGACGGTACGGATCTCCGGCAAGCCGCGGACGGTACCCGACGACATCGACAAGGCGGCGTACCGGATCGTCCAGGAGGCGCTCACCAACGTGACCCGCCACGCCGACGCGTCGGCGGCGACCGTCGAGCTCGCGTACCAGTCGGACCTGCTCACGGTGAGCATCGCCGACGACGGGGGCGGCGTTCCCGACGCCGACCCGGTGCCCGGTCTCGGCCTGGTCGGCATGCGCGAGCGGGTCGCCGCGCTCGGTGGAAAGCTGTCCGCGACGAATCGCTCTGAGGGTGGCTTCCGGGTGTGTGCTGAGATTCCGGTGCCGGTGGCCCCATGA
- a CDS encoding FAD-binding oxidoreductase has translation MIATTTYARTAASDLERSFHGAVLRPGDDRYDAERLSWYRTIDPRPAVIAEATSRSDVAVAVRVAREHGLPLTIQSTGHGTISPAEGMLLRTSLMAGVEIDPGRRLARVEPGALWSDVIAAAAPYGLAPLSGTPAVGVVGYTLGGGAGWLSRTHGYAADSLTAAEIVTSDGEVRRVDGERHPDLYWALRGGGGAFAAVTALEFYLYPVGQVWSGLTMYPFDRAASALAAYRDWSATEPDVLNTSVTAMRVPPMPQLPEEVRGRLVLALRVFGSEPNAAGLAEPLTAAAGEPLFGGFGELTFADAAHAAGPPPPPMAARQHIDLVREVPDALLDTVVEAAEESPAVMAIELRHWGGAMARSAPGHGPVGHRDLPYSVVATAVDSDPDSGAADQVASIADRVRPYASGLTFRNFETDPARMSAAYTAEDYARLTQIKTAWDPDGVFGPEFEEER, from the coding sequence ATGATCGCCACCACCACGTACGCCCGAACTGCTGCCTCCGACCTAGAACGGTCGTTCCACGGCGCTGTGCTGCGCCCGGGAGACGACCGGTACGACGCGGAGAGGTTGTCCTGGTACCGCACCATCGACCCGCGTCCCGCGGTCATCGCGGAGGCCACGAGCCGATCCGATGTCGCCGTCGCGGTTCGGGTCGCCCGTGAGCACGGCCTGCCGCTGACGATCCAGTCCACCGGGCACGGCACCATCAGCCCTGCGGAGGGCATGCTGCTGCGTACGTCGCTGATGGCCGGTGTCGAGATCGACCCCGGGCGACGCCTCGCCCGGGTCGAGCCCGGCGCGTTGTGGTCCGACGTCATCGCGGCCGCCGCACCGTACGGCCTCGCCCCGCTTTCCGGCACCCCGGCGGTCGGTGTGGTCGGCTACACGCTCGGCGGGGGCGCGGGGTGGCTGTCGCGGACCCACGGCTACGCCGCGGACAGCCTCACCGCGGCCGAGATCGTGACCAGCGACGGCGAGGTGCGGAGGGTCGACGGCGAACGCCATCCGGACCTCTACTGGGCGCTGCGCGGTGGTGGCGGTGCCTTCGCGGCCGTGACGGCGCTGGAGTTCTACCTCTATCCGGTCGGCCAGGTCTGGTCCGGGCTCACGATGTACCCGTTCGACCGGGCCGCGAGCGCGCTCGCGGCCTACCGGGACTGGTCGGCCACGGAGCCCGACGTACTCAACACGTCGGTGACGGCGATGCGGGTACCGCCCATGCCGCAGCTGCCCGAGGAGGTACGTGGGCGGCTGGTGCTCGCCCTGCGCGTGTTCGGCTCCGAGCCGAACGCCGCCGGTCTCGCCGAACCGCTGACGGCGGCCGCAGGGGAGCCGCTGTTCGGCGGATTCGGCGAGCTGACCTTCGCCGACGCCGCACACGCCGCGGGCCCGCCGCCACCACCGATGGCCGCTCGCCAGCACATCGACCTGGTGCGAGAAGTGCCGGATGCACTGCTCGACACGGTGGTCGAGGCGGCGGAGGAGAGCCCGGCGGTGATGGCGATCGAGCTCCGGCACTGGGGCGGCGCGATGGCGCGCTCGGCACCGGGCCATGGGCCGGTCGGTCATCGCGACCTGCCGTACTCGGTGGTCGCGACGGCCGTCGATTCCGATCCCGACTCGGGTGCGGCCGATCAGGTGGCGAGCATTGCCGATCGCGTACGTCCGTACGCAAGCGGTCTCACCTTCCGCAACTTCGAGACCGACCCGGCGCGGATGAGTGCGGCGTACACCGCCGAGGACTACGCGCGGCTGACGCAGATCAAGACGGCCTGGGACCCGGACGGTGTGTTCGGTCCCGAATTCGAGGAGGAACGATGA